The Orrella daihaiensis genome contains the following window.
CGAAGCGGATCCCCTGCCACTGACGGGCTAGGCCAGCTTCAATTGTTCTGTTTGGCTTTGAGCGTCACCAAAGGTACTACACCAGGCATTTCAATACGCTTTCGATTCGGCTCAACGGTTTGTAGCGGTTTAACCGCCTGCATCGTTGACAGGCTTCGGCGCGTGAGCGCTTGGTATAAGGCAGTGCCCTCTGATTTCCAATCGATTTCCTGCTGCGAAAGTTCGCGAACGACTTTGGCAGGCACACCTGCGACCAGCATGCGATCAGCAATGACGGTGCCGGCTTTAACAAACGCCGAGGCCGCCACTATCGCCTCTTTGCCGATCACCACGTTGTCCATGACAACCGCATTCATCCCCACCATGGCGTTGTAGCCGACCCGACAGCCGTGCAGGACGGCGCCATGGCCAATGTGACCATTTTCTTCTACGACGGTTTCGCCATCCGGAAATCCGTGCATGACGCAGGTGTCTTGAACGTTGGCGCCGCGCATGAGTACCAAGCGACCAAAGTCGCCGCGCAGGCAGGCCGCGGGGCCGACATAACAATCAGGCCCGACAATGACGTCGCCGATGAGCACGGCGCTAGGGTGGACGTAGGCGCTAGGATCAACGACTGGGGTAATGCCGTCGATTGAATACACTTTTAATTCATTCATTTGTTACCTTTTGTATCTATTTTCTTATGTGGGTTTTGT
Protein-coding sequences here:
- a CDS encoding phenylacetic acid degradation protein PaaY; the protein is MNELKVYSIDGITPVVDPSAYVHPSAVLIGDVIVGPDCYVGPAACLRGDFGRLVLMRGANVQDTCVMHGFPDGETVVEENGHIGHGAVLHGCRVGYNAMVGMNAVVMDNVVIGKEAIVAASAFVKAGTVIADRMLVAGVPAKVVRELSQQEIDWKSEGTALYQALTRRSLSTMQAVKPLQTVEPNRKRIEMPGVVPLVTLKAKQNN